A portion of the Carya illinoinensis cultivar Pawnee chromosome 11, C.illinoinensisPawnee_v1, whole genome shotgun sequence genome contains these proteins:
- the LOC122281497 gene encoding aconitate hydratase, cytoplasmic-like — MCIVTSMKSSSSCLFAASRVRFSSTLSRLSSTTASTSVFSRASVLLANYKHRSLSFNSSLRSLRCSAPRLSHGLINCRSPLSLRSEVRVAATVIERLERKLSTSASEHAFKKILTGLPKPGGGEFGKFYSLPSLNDPKIDKLPYSIRILLESAIRNCDNFQVTKDDVEKIIDWENSSLKQVEIPFKPARVLLQDFTGVPAVVDLACMRDAMKELGSDPNKINPLVPVDLVVDHSVQVDVARSENAVQANMELEFQRNKERFAFLKWGSSAFHNMLVVPPGSGIVHQVNLEYLGRVVFNTDSILYPDSVIGTDSHTTMIDGLGVAGWGVGGIEAEAAMLGQPMSMVLPGVVGFKLSGKLRDGVTATDLVLTVTQMLRKHGVVGKFVEFYGVGMGELSLADRATIANMSPEYGATMGFFPVDHVTLDYLKLTGRSDETVSMIESYLRAWSLASGQIHYKIPEQERVYTSYLQLDLADVESCVSGPKRPHDRVPLKEMKADWHACLDNQVGFKGFGVPKQEQDKVAKFPFHGQPAELKHGSVVIAAITSCTNTSNPSVMLGAGLVAKKACELGLQVKTWIKTSLAPGSGVVTKYLHQSGLQKYLNEQGFHIVGYGCTTCIGNSGELDESVASAISENDIIAAAVLSGNRNFEGRVHPLTRANYLASPPLVVAYALAGTVDIDFDKEPIGTGKNGKNVYFKDIWPSNEEIAEVVQSSVLPGMFKNTYEAITKGNPMWNQLSIPSSTLYAWDPNSTYIHEPPYFKGMPMEPPGPHGVNNAYCLLKFGDSITTDHISPAGAIHKDSPAAKYLLEHGVSPKDFNSYGSRRGNDEVMTRGTFANIRLVNKLLNGEVGPKTIHIPTGEKLYVYDVAMRYKAAGQETIVLAGEEYGSGSSRDWAAKGPALLGVKAVIAKSFERIHRSNLVGMGIIPLCFKPWENVDTLGLTGHERYTIDLPSKISDIRPGQDVTVTTDTGKSFMCTVRFDTEVELAYFDHGGILHYVIRSLIKQ, encoded by the exons ATGTGTATAGTCACCTCAATGAAGTCATCGTCTTCCTGTTTGTTCGCTGCTTCTCGAGTCCGCTTCTCCTCGACTCTCTCCAGGCTATCTTCGACGACGGCCTCGACTTCTGTTTTCTCGAGAGCGTCCGTTTTGCTCGCCAATTATAAGCATAGGTCTCTGAGCTTCAATTCGTCGCTTCGCTCGTTGAGATGCTCGGCGCCGCGGTTGAGCCACGGTCTCATCAACTGCAGGTCCCCTCTCAGTCTCCGGTCGGAGGTCCGAGTCGCCGCTACTGTTATCGAACGCCTCGAGCGAAAACTCTCCACTTCGG CTTCTGAACATGCTTTCAAGAAAATATTGACCGGTCTTCCCAAGCCTGGAGGTGGCGAGTTTGGAAAATTCTATAGTTTGCCTTCTCTGAATGATCCGAAAATTG ACAAGCTTCCGTACTCTATAAGAATACTTTTGGAATCTGCCATACGTAATTGTGATAACTTCCAAGTTACCAAGGATGACGTTGAAAAGATTATTGACTGGGAGAATTCATCTCTGAAGCAAGTTGAAATTCCCTTCAAACCTGCTCGCGTTCTCTTGCAG GATTTTACTGGAGTGCCTGCAGTGGTCGACCTTGCTTGCATGCGGGATGCGATGAAGGAGCTAGGCAGTGATCCTAACAAGATCAATCCATTG GTTCCAGTGGATCTTGTTGTTGATCATTCTGTTCAAGTTGATGTGGCTAGATCAGAAAATGCAGTACAGGCTAATATGGAGCTGGAGTTTCAGAGGAATAAAGAAAGATTTGCTTTTCTTAAGTGGGGATCATCTGCTTTCCATAACATGCTTGTCGTTCCTCCTGGTTCTGGAATTGTTCACCAG GTTAATCTGGAATACCTtggaagggttgtttttaacaCCGATAGCATTCTCTACCCTGATAGTGTGATTGGTACTGATTCCCACACAACTATGATTGATGGGTTGGGAGTTGCAGGCTGGGGAGTTGGAGGAATAGAAGCTGAGGCAGCAATGCTTGGCCAG CCAATGAGTATGGTGTTGCCTGGTGTTGTTGGATTCAAGTTATCGGGGAAACTGCGTGATGGTGTTACCGCTACCGACTTAGTTTTAACTGTGACCCAAATGTTGAGGAAGCATGGTGTCGTTGGCAAGTTTGTTGAGTTTTATG GTGTGGGTATGGGCGAATTATCACTGGCTGACAGGGCCACTATTGCTAACATGTCTCCTGAATATGGGGCAACCATGGGCTTTTTCCCTGTAGATCATGTCACATTGGATTATCTCAAATTAACAGGAAGAAGTGATGAGACA gtGTCAATGATAGAATCATATTTGCGTGCATGGTCCCTTGCTTCAGGTCAAATTCATTACAAGAta CCTGAACAAGAGAGAGTATACACATCTTATCTGCAGTTGGACTTGGCAGATGTTGAATCCTGTGTTTCGGGACCGAAGCG GCCTCATGATCGAGTCCCATTGAAAGAGATGAAGGCTGATTGGCATGCATGTCTTGATAACCAAGTTGGATTTAAG GGCTTTGGTGTACCAAAGCAAGAACAGGATAAGGTGGCGAAATTTCCTTTCCATGGACAACCTGCTGAACTTAAGCATGGTAGTGTGGTCATTGCAGCTATTACAAGTTGTACAAACACATCAAACCCTAGTGTCATGCTTGGTGCTGGTCTTGTCGCAAAGAAAGCCTGTGAATTGGGTTTGCAA GTTAAAACATGGATTAAAACAAGTCTTGCTCCTGGTTCTGGAGTTGTTACGAAATATCTGCACCAGAG TGGTCTGCAGAAGTACTTGAACGAGCAGGGATTTCATATTGTTGGGTATGGATGTACAACATGTATTGGGAATTCTGGGGAACTTGATGAATCGGTGGCTTCTGCAATTTCAGAGAATG ACATTATTGCTGCTGCTGTTCTTTCTGGAAACAGAAACTTTGAAGGCCGTGTTCATCCGTTAACCAGAGCTAACTATCTTGCTTCACCTCCCttggttgttgcctatgcactTGCCGGCACG GTTGACATTGACTTTGATAAAGAGCCAATTGGAACTGGGAAGAACGGAAAGAATGTATACTTCAAGGATATCTGGCCCAGTAATGAAGAAATCGCAGAG GTTGTCCAATCTAGTGTGTTGCCTGGTATGTTCAAGAACACTTATGAGGCCATCACAAAGGGCAACCCCATGTGGAATCAGCTGTCAATCCCTTCTTCAACTCTTTATGCTTGGGATCCAAATTCGACCTACATTCATGAGCCACCATATTTCAAGGGCATGCCTATGGAACCTCCTGGTCCTCATGGAGTAAACAATGCCTACTGCTTGCTCAAGTTTGGCGACAGTATAACCACTGATCATATATCTCCAGCAGGGGCTATCCACAAGGATAGTCCAGCTGCAAAGTATCTCCTCGAGCATGGAGTTTCTCCTAAGGACTTCAATTCCTATGGTAGTCGGCGTGGCAATGATGAAGTTATGACAAGGGGTACCTTCGCCAATATTCGTCTTGTCAACAAGCTCTTGAATGGAGAGGTGGGCCCAAAGACAATTCACATCCCGACTGGAGAGAAGCTTTATGTGTATGATGTAGCAATG AGGTACAAGGCTGCTGGGCAGGAGACAATTGTCTTAGCTGGAGAAGAGTATGGGAGTGGCAGCTCTCGAGATTGGGCTGCTAAGGGTCCAGCGCTACTG GGAGTGAAAGCTGTGATAGCAAAGAGCTTTGAGAGAATTCATCGCAGCAATCTGGTTGGAATGGGGATCATTCCACTTTGTTTCAAACCTTGGGAGAATGTAGACACTCTAGGATTGACGGGTCATGAGCGGTACACAATAGACCTTCCAAGCAAAATCAGCGACATAAGGCCAGGCCAGGATGTTACTGTGACAACTGACACTGGCAAATCGTTCATGTGCACTGTCCGCTTCGACACAGAG GTGGAGTTGGCATATTTCGATCACGGGGGCATTCTTCATTATGTCATCCGAAGCCTGATCAAACAGTAA
- the LOC122281493 gene encoding uncharacterized protein LOC122281493: MEKDEAVKAVTKSLEKLDLNAYPNSKSSTKITTTSISTLQYYRLPEKTKPPSLVSLCLGLVGKHLEDIIEDLSEIAVNFPADIKMAMAAIARRRRLLNDDVVVSLADGSWEILDISGSDVSDLGLGKVVEVCKSLRAVDISRCDKITITGFSELVQNCHSLETLRCGGSPRSDYTARRCLGIFKPKLNDVNGDSWEELDTSEIASGAESLRWLVWQKIDNDSLEILSSECPRIMVNPKPSPFGFRGAAVPREALPNIKLDDLVVKDINPSTWAVCGFTPRAIAPSFPSPAEMPIAEKFRLAFVERDSRLAPKRAKNARQHQRRAEREWMTMSTRAKALALASEVSKSLYSRN; this comes from the exons ATGGAAAAAGACGAAGCCGTAAAGGCCGTAACAAAATCATTGGAGAAGCTGGATTTGAATGCATATCCAAATTCCAAATCTTCGACCAAGATTACCACCACCAGTATCTCCACCCTCCAATACTATA GATTACCTGAGAAGACAAAGCCTCCAAGTTTGGTTAGCTTATGCCTTGGACTCGTCGGGAAGCATTTGGAGGATATCATCGAAGACTTGAGTGAGATTGCCGTCAACTTTCCAGCAGATATTAAG ATGGCAATGGCAGCAATTGCTAGGAGGAGAAGGCTCCTCAATGATGACGTCGTCGTCTCTTTGGCTGATGGTTCCTGGGAAATTCTTGACATTTCTGGTTCCGATGTCTCTGATCTTGGCTTAGGGAAAGTGGTGGAAGTATGCAAATCTCTCCGAGCTGTGGATATTAG TCGGTGCGATAAAATAACCATCACGGGTTTTTCCGAGCTTGTGCAGAATTGCCATTCATTAGAGACATTAAGATGCGG AGGTTCCCCAAGGAGTGACTATACTGCACGTAGATGCTTGGGTATATTTAAACCAAAGCTGAATGATGTGAATGGTGATTCATGGGAAGAACTTGATACCTCTGAAATTGCGAGTGGGGCAGAGTCACTGCGGTGGCTTGTGTGG CAAAAGATCGACAATGATTCTTTGGAGATTTTGTCCTCTGAATGCCCACGCATTATGGTAAATCCCAAGCCGTCACCCTTTGGTTTCAGGGGAGCTGCAGTTCCCAGGGAAGCATTACCAAATATCAAACTGGATGATCTTGTTGTCAAAGATATTAATCCCTCGACGTGGGCAGTGTGTGGGTTTACTCCGAGGGCTATAGCTCCATCTTTCCCAAGCCCAGCTGAAATGCCTATTGCTGAAAAATTTAGACTTGCGTTTGTTGAGAGAGACTCTCGGTTAGCCCCAAAGCGAGCAAAAAATGCAAGGCAACATCAGCGGCGTGCCGAGAGGGAGTGGATGACGATGAGTACAAGAGCCAAGGCCCTAGCCCTGGCCTCAGAAGTTAGCAAATCTCTATACAGTCGGAACTAA